In a genomic window of Erigeron canadensis isolate Cc75 chromosome 5, C_canadensis_v1, whole genome shotgun sequence:
- the LOC122601304 gene encoding tetrahydrocannabinolic acid synthase-like — MEIGLRFIKSSTSKPSVVVTPVDESQIRTTLLCSKKHGYEMRIRCGGHDLEGLSSTADVPFVMLDLNNMRSVDVNVANRIAWVQSGAVLGEVYYAISKKTDTLYFPAGVCPTVGISGFLSGGGYGHMIRKYGTGADNVVDVRFMDVNGNILDKLSMGKDLFWAIRGGGASSFGIVLAWKLRLVRVPKLVTVFSVSKTLEEDATEVLHKFQYVVPSIDKNLSIRVTISSVDITNSTKKTINTIFNGIYYGKIDTLLLLLDKKFPELNVTREICEEMRMVQASLVFGGYTSNTSPEILLTRSSTFVLNGKNKLDYVKTPIPITGLKRIWKKIFENDGSEILFMHSFGGKNDEYSETAIPYPHRARVLYQFHQQVNFNDQISDSTPESLRRINWLRSLNEYITPYVSKNPREAYSNYNDLDLGVGTDNYEEASKWGERYWKRCNFEKLIRIKDIVDPDNFFRHPQSIPVFSKSLP, encoded by the coding sequence atggagattggtctTAGATTCATTAAATCTTCCACTTCCAAACCGTCGGTTGTTGTCACTCCTGTCGACGAATCCCAGATCAGAACTACTCTTTTATGCAGCAAGAAACACGGATACGAGATGAGAATCAGGTGTGGAGGCCATGACTTAGAGGGCCTTTCGTCCACAGCTGATGTTCCATTTGTTATGCTTGATCTTAATAATATGAGATCAGTAGACGTTAATGTTGCAAATAGGATCGCTTGGGTCCAGAGTGGCGCTGTACTTGGTGAAGTGTATTACGCTATATCTAAAAAAACTGATACATTGTATTTCCCTGCTGGTGTTTGTCCCACAGTGGGTATTAGTGGGTTCTTGAGTGGCGGCGGCTATGGACACATGATTAGAAAGTATGGTACTGGTGCTGATAATGTTGTGGATGTTCGGTTCATGGATGTCAATGGAAATATTCTTGATAAATTGTCAATGGGCAAAGATTTGTTTTGGGCTATTCgtggtggtggtgcatcaaGTTTCGGAATAGTTCTTGCTTGGAAGCTGAGGTTGGTTCGTGTGCCAAAGTTAGTAACTGTTTTCTCCGTTAGCAAAACTTTGGAAGAAGATGCGACAGAAGTTTTGCATAAATTTCAATACGTTGTACCAAGTATTGATAAAAATTTAAGCATAAGAGTTACAATATCTAGCGTAGATATAACAAACAGTACCAAAAAGACCATTAATACGATATTCAATGGAATTTATTACGGCAAAATTGACACATTGCTTCTATTGCTAGATAAAAAGTTCCCGGAACTGAATGTCACGCGAGAAATTTGTGAAGAAATGAGAATGGTTCAAGCCTCCCTTGTATTTGGAGGTTATACAAGCAACACCTCGCCGGAGATTCTTCTAACCCGGTCTTCCACATTTGTTCTAAATGGCAAAAACAAACTAGACTATGTCAAAACACCAATCCCAATAACCGGACTCAAAAGGATATGGAAAAAGATCTTTGAAAACGACGGATCAGAGATTCTATTCATGCACTCTTTTGGTGGGAAGAATGATGAGTATTCAGAGACAGCAATTCCATATCCTCATAGAGCTAGGGTGTTGTACCAATTTCATCAACAGGTTAATTTTAACGATCAAATATCCGATAGTACCCCAGAATCACTTCGGCGTATAAATTGGCTGAGAAGCTTAAATGAGTATATAACGCCTTATGTGTCAAAGAACCCAAGGGAGGCGTACTCGAATTATAATGATCTTGATTTGGGTGTGGGAACTGATAATTATGAAGAAGCTAGTAAATGGGGCGAAAGGTACTGGAAGAGATGCAACTTTGAAAAGTTGATTCGCATCAAAGACATAGTTGATCCAGATAATTTTTTTAGACACCCACAAAGTATCCCGGTCTTCTCAAAATCTCTCCCATAA